One Rhodococcus jostii RHA1 DNA segment encodes these proteins:
- a CDS encoding sensor histidine kinase: MTSHRDRPRTLGADPRRSRGPGLGVRLLLAQSLVLVAGAATCWVVAVFAGPPLFREHLHRAGVPASSDEQFHAEQAYRSATAISLAVALGVASLAALVVTWYFSRRLQRSVTEVSSAATAVADGRYDIRVTSPHLGEDFDALAEAFNRMAAGLESVETTRRQLLGDLAHEIRTPVSVLEAYMEALEDGVETLDADTITMLRDQTRRLVRFSDDVRSLSHAEESRTSIEPTWVDPAALLSTTLIAAADRYAAKQVALTSNVAAHLPRLWADPERLGQVLGNLLDNALRHTPGGGRVEVTAGQRQELLVIEVTDTGDGIAAEHLPHLFERFYRVDAARDREHGGAGIGLAIAKALVEAHGGHITARSDGPGTGSTFTITLPLRPDQR; the protein is encoded by the coding sequence ATGACCTCGCATCGGGACCGGCCCCGCACCCTCGGCGCAGATCCGCGGCGCAGCCGTGGCCCCGGCCTCGGCGTGCGGTTGCTGCTGGCGCAATCGCTGGTGCTGGTTGCGGGCGCCGCCACCTGCTGGGTGGTCGCGGTGTTTGCCGGCCCCCCGCTGTTCCGCGAGCACCTGCACCGCGCCGGGGTACCGGCCTCGTCCGACGAGCAGTTCCACGCCGAGCAGGCGTACCGCTCCGCCACAGCCATTTCCCTGGCGGTGGCCCTCGGGGTGGCCTCCCTGGCCGCGTTGGTGGTGACCTGGTATTTCAGTCGGCGCCTGCAACGGTCGGTGACCGAGGTGTCCTCCGCGGCGACCGCGGTGGCCGACGGGCGCTACGACATCCGGGTCACGTCACCGCACCTGGGTGAGGATTTCGACGCACTCGCCGAGGCGTTCAATCGGATGGCCGCCGGGCTCGAATCGGTCGAGACCACCCGCCGCCAACTGCTCGGTGACCTCGCCCACGAGATCCGCACCCCGGTGTCGGTGCTCGAGGCGTACATGGAGGCACTCGAGGATGGGGTCGAGACCTTGGATGCCGACACGATCACGATGTTGCGCGATCAGACCCGCAGGCTGGTCCGTTTCTCGGATGATGTCCGCAGCCTCTCCCACGCGGAAGAGAGCCGGACCTCGATCGAGCCTACCTGGGTGGATCCCGCAGCACTGCTCTCGACCACCTTGATCGCCGCGGCCGACCGCTACGCAGCGAAGCAGGTGGCACTGACCTCGAATGTTGCTGCGCACCTTCCCCGCCTGTGGGCCGACCCGGAGCGGCTCGGGCAGGTGCTGGGTAACCTGCTCGACAATGCCTTGCGCCACACCCCCGGCGGCGGCCGGGTGGAGGTGACCGCCGGCCAGCGACAGGAGCTGCTGGTGATCGAGGTGACCGACACCGGCGACGGGATCGCCGCCGAGCACCTCCCGCACCTGTTCGAACGGTTCTATCGAGTCGACGCGGCACGCGACCGCGAACACGGCGGCGCCGGGATCGGGCTGGCGATCGCCAAGGCCCTCGTCGAGGCGCACGGCGGCCATATCACCGCCCGCAGCGACGGCCCCGGAACCGGCAGTACCTTCACCATCACCCTTCCGCTGCGACCGGATCAGCGATGA
- a CDS encoding heavy-metal-associated domain-containing protein codes for MSTTASYQVSGMTCAHCGQAVTEELGHLDAVTSVDIDLVPGGDSRVRVTSSRPLSLDEVRDAVDEAGYSLAEPPT; via the coding sequence GTGAGCACCACCGCCAGCTACCAGGTGAGCGGCATGACCTGCGCGCATTGCGGGCAGGCGGTCACCGAGGAACTCGGCCACCTCGATGCCGTGACGAGCGTCGACATCGACCTGGTTCCCGGCGGCGATTCCCGGGTGAGGGTCACCAGCAGCCGACCCTTGTCACTCGACGAGGTACGTGACGCCGTCGACGAGGCCGGATACTCCCTGGCCGAACCACCCACCTGA
- a CDS encoding DUF305 domain-containing protein, translating to MKTTNLAIGAAAVAALVALTACSNSSTDQSAQSSTSASVTASTAPADTHNQADVTFAQQMIPHHAQAIEMSDVVLAKDGIDPRVTDLATQIKAAQGPEIEQLQGWLTDWGQSGMPMATSGMMTPGQSMPMSVPGMNPTGENMPMSTPGMEMPGHAMPMQSSQAPVPGAGMSGMMSAEDMTALQNAQGVDASRLFLTQMIAHHQGAIAMAQTEIDSGQYPDAVAMARTIADTQQQEITTMQNILASL from the coding sequence ATGAAGACCACGAACCTTGCCATCGGCGCCGCCGCGGTCGCCGCCCTGGTCGCGTTGACCGCCTGCAGCAACTCCAGCACCGATCAGTCAGCGCAGAGCAGTACCTCGGCAAGCGTCACCGCCAGCACCGCCCCCGCCGATACCCACAACCAGGCGGACGTGACGTTCGCGCAGCAGATGATTCCCCATCACGCGCAGGCGATCGAGATGAGCGATGTCGTGCTCGCCAAGGACGGTATCGACCCCCGGGTGACCGATCTGGCGACCCAGATCAAGGCAGCCCAAGGCCCGGAGATCGAACAGCTGCAGGGCTGGCTGACCGACTGGGGACAGTCCGGCATGCCGATGGCCACGTCCGGGATGATGACTCCGGGCCAGAGCATGCCCATGTCCGTGCCCGGGATGAACCCCACCGGTGAGAACATGCCGATGTCCACACCCGGGATGGAGATGCCGGGCCACGCCATGCCGATGCAGTCCTCGCAAGCTCCGGTGCCCGGCGCCGGGATGAGCGGAATGATGTCCGCCGAGGACATGACCGCACTGCAGAACGCTCAGGGGGTGGACGCCAGCCGGCTCTTTCTCACGCAGATGATCGCCCACCACCAGGGCGCGATCGCTATGGCGCAGACCGAGATCGACTCCGGTCAGTATCCCGACGCCGTCGCGATGGCACGCACCATCGCCGACACCCAACAGCAGGAGATCACCACGATGCAGAACATCCTGGCCTCGCTGTGA
- a CDS encoding metal-sensitive transcriptional regulator produces the protein MSTETPEAGHGYIQSKDAYLMRLRRIEGQARGLQRMVEEEKYCIDILTQVSAMTKALQAVALGLLEDHISHCVVDAAATGDRDQAEAKIAEASNAIARLVRS, from the coding sequence ATGAGCACCGAGACCCCCGAGGCCGGCCACGGCTACATCCAGTCCAAGGACGCCTACCTCATGCGTCTGCGGCGCATCGAAGGCCAAGCCCGTGGGCTTCAACGGATGGTCGAGGAGGAGAAGTACTGCATCGACATCCTCACCCAGGTCTCGGCGATGACCAAGGCCCTGCAGGCGGTGGCACTGGGGCTGCTCGAAGATCACATCAGCCACTGTGTGGTCGATGCCGCCGCGACCGGCGACCGCGACCAAGCCGAGGCCAAGATCGCCGAAGCCTCCAACGCCATCGCCCGTCTCGTCCGGTCCTGA
- a CDS encoding heavy metal translocating P-type ATPase, producing MNRTTVLEVSGVHWASSTATVEATLRRRPGVTSVEANAVNQTATVTYDPGLTSVVELSKWVRDCGYHCAGRSVPEHVCDPMSEPAAVRGEAEHAHPAPEAAAAAGPTGHQMPAGHEAPAGRSPQEMMGHGGGHAGMSMDAMVRDMRNRFLVALVLSVPIMLWSPMGRDMFGFMVPAPFGLRDDVFTLMLSLPVVFYSAWIFFDGAYRALRARTLDMMVLVAVAVGAGWLYSVGVTLTGGGDVFYEAATMLTTFVLLGHWFEMRARGGANDAIRTLLELAPPRAVVLRGGQPVEVPTAEVTAGDLLLIRPGAKIPVDGTVEDGHSEVDESMVTGESLPVTKTPGSEVIGASINTTGTLRVRATKVGSDTVLAQIVALVQQAQNSKAPGQRLADRAAFWLVLVALIGGIGTFLVWVLVGESVQTALLFAITVVVITCPDALGLATPTAIMVGTGLGAQRGVLFKNATALETSARIDTVVMDKTGTLTKGEPEVTDLITDGIIEDEFLALVATVERESEHPLAGAIVRYATDRGIPQLPLTGFENVPGHGATAQVYGRRVAVGNRKLMAAEQVDFGALMDRRDELAATGRTAVLVAVDGHGVGVIALADAARDTSAAAVSALHDLGAEVVMLSGDNEATAARIAGQLGIDTVIAEVLPGDKAAKIAELQRAGKTVAMVGDGVNDAPALAQADLGIAIGAGTDVAIETADLVLMRSDPLDVPIALRIGRGTLRKMRQNLGWAVGYNVIALPIAAGVFEPSLGLVLRPEIAALSMSGSSVIVAVNALMLKRLALPAPPEPQLTAPLPAPEPTPTGPR from the coding sequence ATGAACAGAACCACCGTGCTCGAGGTCAGTGGGGTGCACTGGGCGAGTTCGACGGCGACCGTCGAGGCCACCCTGCGCCGCCGACCGGGTGTCACCTCCGTGGAGGCGAATGCCGTCAACCAGACCGCCACCGTCACCTACGATCCCGGCCTCACGTCGGTGGTCGAACTGTCGAAGTGGGTGCGCGACTGCGGCTATCACTGCGCCGGACGCTCGGTGCCCGAGCACGTCTGCGACCCGATGTCCGAACCGGCCGCCGTGCGCGGCGAGGCAGAACACGCTCACCCCGCCCCGGAAGCTGCGGCAGCCGCCGGGCCGACCGGTCACCAGATGCCCGCCGGGCACGAGGCGCCTGCGGGGCGGTCACCGCAGGAGATGATGGGCCACGGCGGCGGTCATGCCGGGATGTCGATGGACGCCATGGTCCGCGACATGCGGAACCGTTTCCTGGTGGCGCTGGTGTTGTCGGTCCCGATCATGTTGTGGTCCCCGATGGGCCGGGACATGTTCGGGTTCATGGTGCCGGCACCGTTCGGGCTGCGCGACGACGTGTTCACCCTGATGCTGAGCCTGCCGGTGGTGTTCTACTCGGCGTGGATCTTCTTCGACGGCGCCTACCGGGCGCTGCGGGCGCGCACCCTGGACATGATGGTGCTCGTCGCCGTCGCGGTCGGTGCCGGCTGGCTCTACAGCGTCGGGGTGACCCTCACCGGCGGCGGGGATGTGTTCTACGAGGCCGCCACGATGCTGACCACCTTCGTGCTGCTCGGGCACTGGTTCGAGATGCGGGCCCGCGGCGGCGCGAACGACGCGATCCGCACCCTGCTCGAGCTCGCTCCGCCGCGGGCGGTGGTGCTGCGCGGCGGGCAGCCGGTTGAGGTCCCCACCGCCGAGGTCACCGCCGGGGATCTGCTGCTCATTCGGCCGGGCGCGAAGATCCCGGTCGACGGCACCGTCGAGGACGGCCACTCCGAGGTCGACGAGTCCATGGTCACCGGGGAAAGCCTGCCCGTGACCAAAACACCCGGCTCCGAAGTGATCGGTGCATCCATCAACACCACCGGCACCCTGCGGGTGCGGGCCACCAAGGTGGGCTCCGACACCGTGCTCGCTCAGATCGTCGCCCTGGTGCAGCAGGCCCAGAACTCCAAGGCCCCCGGGCAACGCCTGGCCGACCGGGCCGCGTTCTGGCTGGTGCTGGTCGCACTGATCGGCGGCATCGGCACCTTCCTGGTGTGGGTGCTGGTCGGGGAGAGCGTGCAGACGGCGCTGCTGTTCGCGATCACCGTCGTGGTCATCACCTGCCCCGACGCCCTGGGTTTGGCCACCCCGACCGCGATCATGGTCGGCACCGGCCTCGGCGCCCAACGCGGGGTGTTGTTCAAAAACGCCACCGCACTCGAGACGTCGGCGCGGATCGACACCGTGGTGATGGACAAGACCGGCACCCTGACCAAGGGCGAACCCGAGGTCACCGACCTGATCACCGACGGCATCATCGAGGACGAGTTCCTCGCGCTCGTCGCGACGGTCGAACGCGAATCCGAGCACCCGCTGGCCGGTGCGATCGTCCGCTACGCCACCGACCGCGGCATCCCGCAGTTGCCGCTGACCGGGTTCGAGAACGTGCCCGGACACGGGGCCACCGCCCAGGTGTACGGCCGCCGCGTCGCGGTCGGCAACCGCAAGCTCATGGCCGCCGAACAGGTCGACTTCGGTGCCCTGATGGACCGGCGGGACGAGCTGGCCGCGACCGGGCGGACCGCGGTGCTCGTGGCCGTCGACGGCCACGGAGTCGGGGTGATCGCCCTGGCCGACGCCGCCCGCGACACCTCCGCCGCCGCCGTGTCCGCCCTCCACGACCTCGGCGCCGAGGTGGTCATGCTCAGCGGCGACAACGAGGCCACCGCCGCACGCATCGCCGGGCAACTGGGCATCGACACCGTCATCGCCGAAGTCCTCCCCGGCGACAAGGCCGCCAAGATCGCCGAACTGCAGCGCGCGGGCAAGACGGTCGCGATGGTCGGCGACGGCGTCAACGACGCCCCCGCCCTGGCCCAGGCCGACCTGGGCATCGCGATCGGCGCCGGCACCGACGTCGCGATCGAGACCGCCGACCTGGTGCTGATGCGCTCGGACCCGCTCGACGTGCCCATAGCCCTGCGGATCGGGCGCGGCACGCTACGCAAGATGCGGCAAAACCTCGGATGGGCCGTCGGCTACAACGTCATCGCATTGCCGATCGCCGCCGGCGTCTTCGAACCCTCCTTGGGACTGGTCCTGCGCCCGGAAATCGCAGCCCTGTCGATGTCCGGGTCGAGCGTCATCGTGGCGGTCAACGCCCTGATGCTCAAACGGCTCGCGTTGCCCGCACCGCCCGAACCGCAGCTCACGGCGCCCCTGCCGGCACCCGAACCCACCCCCACCGGTCCCCGATGA
- a CDS encoding YgaP family membrane protein — protein MTRRVSVNVTPAERIARIVIGVVGTVGGLLVIAGGASLWSVVLAVLLIAAGLDLVVTGSTGHCPLYQRLGHVPASLKGGTS, from the coding sequence ATGACGCGGAGGGTGAGTGTCAACGTCACCCCTGCCGAGCGGATCGCCCGGATCGTGATCGGCGTTGTCGGTACGGTCGGCGGTCTCCTGGTCATCGCGGGCGGAGCCTCGCTCTGGTCCGTGGTGTTGGCCGTGTTGCTCATCGCCGCCGGACTGGATCTGGTGGTGACCGGGTCGACCGGTCATTGCCCGCTGTACCAGAGGCTGGGTCATGTACCGGCCTCGTTGAAGGGCGGAACATCATGA
- a CDS encoding heavy-metal-associated domain-containing protein — translation MTVTTYKVEGMTCGHCVSAVRAAVGSVPGVTGVEVDLAAGTATIAGVPIDGAVAQAISDAGYDVVAAGRNTESHDTVVGTALPLVGDAGGCCCS, via the coding sequence ATGACTGTCACCACGTACAAGGTCGAGGGAATGACGTGCGGGCACTGCGTGTCGGCGGTGCGGGCCGCGGTGGGCTCGGTCCCCGGGGTGACCGGGGTGGAGGTGGATCTGGCGGCGGGAACGGCGACCATCGCCGGCGTGCCGATCGACGGCGCTGTCGCACAGGCCATCTCCGACGCCGGGTACGACGTCGTGGCGGCGGGGCGCAACACGGAGTCGCATGACACGGTGGTCGGTACCGCCCTGCCCCTGGTCGGCGATGCCGGCGGGTGCTGCTGCAGCTGA
- a CDS encoding heavy metal translocating P-type ATPase, with the protein MTTHLTESGDREHDLELSIGGMTCASCAARIEKKLNRMDGVTATVNYATEKAKVTFADRVAPDDLVATVEATGYTATLPVSPADAAGATTGAPAEPDEAAEWRQRLIVSTVLTMPVVLLSMIPALQFDNWQWLTLTLASPVVVWGALPFHRAAWANLRHGAATMDTLISVGVTAAYLWSLWALFFTHAGMTGMRMNFDLLTTGSTEPHIYLEVASAVTTFILAGRYFEARAKRQSGAALRALLDMGAKDVAVLRGGSEIRVPIGQLAVRDQFVVRPGEKIATDGIVTAGTSAVDASMLTGEPVPVEVGPGDSVVGATVNAGGRIVVRASRVGADTQLAQMARLVTEAQNGKAQVQRLADRISAVFVPIVIGLALLTLAVWLLTGNTVTAAFTAAVAVLIIACPCALGLATPTALLVGTGRGAQLGILIKGPQILESTRRVDTIVLDKTGTITTGRMAVASVHATDGVSDTEVLRLAGALEHASEHPIAHAVAARAAEAGPLPAVEGFENHGGRGVSGVVEGHAVLAGRYSWLWEQWALTAPDTLQLVVDDAETQGRTPVWIAWDGAIRAVIVVSDTVKDTSAAAIGELRELGLSPVLLTGDNHRAAQSVANQVGIEEVISEVLPSGKVDVIKNLQDQGRVVAMVGDGVNDAAALAQADLGLAMGTGTDVAIEASDLTLVRGDLRAAPDAIRLARATLRTIKGNLFWAFAYNVAALPLAALGLLNPLIAGAAMAFSSVFVVSNSLRLRRFTPHQ; encoded by the coding sequence ATGACGACCCACCTGACCGAGTCCGGTGATCGAGAACATGATCTCGAGTTGTCGATCGGGGGAATGACGTGCGCGTCGTGTGCGGCGCGGATCGAGAAGAAGCTCAACCGGATGGACGGCGTCACCGCCACCGTCAATTACGCCACCGAGAAGGCCAAGGTCACCTTCGCCGACCGGGTGGCCCCCGACGATCTTGTGGCGACGGTCGAGGCGACCGGATACACCGCAACCCTCCCCGTTTCCCCCGCGGACGCCGCCGGGGCGACGACCGGCGCCCCCGCAGAACCGGACGAGGCCGCCGAGTGGCGGCAGCGGCTGATCGTCTCGACGGTGCTGACCATGCCGGTCGTGCTGTTGTCGATGATCCCGGCGCTCCAATTCGACAACTGGCAGTGGCTGACCCTGACCCTCGCCTCCCCCGTGGTGGTGTGGGGCGCTCTGCCGTTCCACCGCGCCGCCTGGGCGAACCTGCGGCACGGCGCCGCCACGATGGACACCCTCATCTCCGTCGGCGTCACCGCCGCCTACCTGTGGTCGCTGTGGGCGCTGTTCTTCACCCACGCCGGCATGACCGGCATGCGGATGAACTTCGACCTGCTCACCACCGGCAGCACCGAACCGCACATCTACCTCGAGGTCGCCTCCGCGGTGACCACCTTCATCCTCGCCGGCCGCTACTTCGAGGCCCGCGCGAAACGGCAGTCCGGGGCGGCGTTGCGCGCCCTGCTCGACATGGGCGCCAAGGACGTCGCCGTGCTCCGCGGGGGATCCGAGATCCGCGTCCCGATCGGCCAACTCGCCGTCCGTGACCAGTTCGTGGTCAGGCCCGGGGAGAAGATCGCCACCGACGGGATCGTCACCGCGGGCACCTCCGCGGTCGACGCGTCGATGCTCACCGGCGAACCGGTCCCCGTCGAGGTCGGGCCCGGCGACAGCGTCGTCGGTGCCACCGTCAACGCCGGTGGCCGAATCGTCGTCCGCGCCAGCCGTGTCGGCGCCGACACCCAACTGGCGCAGATGGCGCGGCTGGTGACCGAGGCGCAGAACGGGAAGGCGCAGGTCCAGCGCCTCGCCGACCGGATCTCGGCGGTGTTCGTGCCCATCGTCATCGGGCTGGCGCTGCTGACCCTCGCGGTATGGCTGCTGACCGGGAACACGGTGACGGCGGCGTTCACCGCCGCGGTCGCGGTGCTGATCATTGCGTGCCCGTGCGCGCTGGGGTTGGCGACGCCGACCGCGCTGCTCGTCGGCACCGGCCGCGGCGCCCAGCTCGGCATCTTGATCAAGGGCCCGCAGATCCTCGAATCGACCCGCCGCGTCGACACCATCGTCCTGGACAAGACCGGCACCATCACCACCGGCCGGATGGCCGTCGCCTCGGTGCACGCCACCGACGGGGTATCCGACACCGAAGTGCTGCGTCTGGCGGGCGCTCTCGAACACGCCTCCGAACACCCCATCGCCCATGCGGTCGCCGCCCGCGCCGCCGAGGCAGGCCCGTTGCCAGCGGTCGAGGGCTTCGAAAACCACGGCGGCCGTGGGGTGTCCGGTGTCGTCGAGGGTCACGCCGTGCTCGCCGGCCGGTACAGCTGGCTGTGGGAGCAGTGGGCGCTGACCGCCCCCGACACGCTGCAGCTCGTCGTCGACGACGCCGAAACCCAGGGACGCACCCCGGTGTGGATTGCGTGGGACGGGGCGATCCGCGCGGTGATCGTGGTCTCCGACACCGTCAAGGACACCTCCGCGGCGGCGATCGGCGAACTACGCGAGCTCGGCCTCTCACCCGTGCTGCTCACCGGGGACAATCACCGCGCCGCGCAGAGCGTCGCGAACCAGGTCGGGATCGAGGAGGTGATCTCCGAGGTCCTGCCCTCCGGCAAGGTCGACGTGATCAAGAACCTGCAGGACCAGGGGCGGGTGGTGGCGATGGTCGGCGACGGCGTCAACGACGCGGCCGCCCTCGCCCAGGCCGACCTGGGCCTGGCGATGGGCACCGGCACCGACGTCGCGATCGAGGCCTCGGACCTGACGCTGGTGCGCGGTGACCTGCGGGCCGCCCCGGACGCGATCCGTCTGGCACGGGCCACCCTGCGCACGATCAAGGGCAACCTGTTCTGGGCGTTCGCCTACAACGTGGCGGCCCTGCCGCTGGCGGCGCTGGGCCTGCTCAACCCGCTGATCGCCGGGGCCGCAATGGCCTTCAGCTCGGTATTCGTGGTGAGCAACAGCCTGCGACTGCGCCGGTTCACCCCCCACCAGTAA
- a CDS encoding ABC transporter permease gives MRSEDHLPGAPGEVALLVHRFLVDYARNPVNMLVLVLVPVVFVIVAAGSMADAAKLLGGAGGPAVETATAGWAAGFLAGIAMFFQISAARAADRRLVSAGLPPARLVAARLGTGLVLGVLVAATALLALAARTGIDDPGRAIAGTLMFAVIYLAIGALVGALIRNPVNGTVLILFVWILDVFFGPAVGSPDRIETRWFPTHFVTLWMVDIPSRHGGRIGDLGWALVWMFSALIISTAVITTTVGVSRGSRRRSPAASGPAQFSAGLRMGLRDYRRNPVLWVLLVVVPIVFIVLAKAMTASESGVFSLVEGGRTVMQVFWLPDVHAGTMTPIAISSLAALAGLFVGLDARAGDRRLTLAGFPFPLLLAVRVSMIGIAAGLVTVSSLMITATVFDARQWGVYGGGNLLMAVTYGLLGFCLGPIFGRVGGVFIAFLVPFLDIGIGQSPMLRPEPATWAHGLPGYGAMRVLLDGGLTARFDAVGPLLGALAWVLALSALAGWLFHRAPATPVRPRLGM, from the coding sequence ATGAGAAGCGAGGATCACCTGCCGGGGGCGCCGGGCGAGGTGGCGCTACTCGTCCACCGATTCCTGGTCGACTACGCCCGCAATCCGGTCAACATGCTGGTGCTGGTGTTGGTCCCGGTGGTGTTCGTGATCGTTGCGGCCGGGTCGATGGCCGATGCGGCGAAGCTGCTCGGCGGCGCGGGTGGGCCCGCGGTGGAAACCGCGACCGCCGGCTGGGCGGCGGGATTCCTCGCCGGTATCGCCATGTTCTTCCAGATCAGCGCCGCCCGTGCGGCCGATCGGCGGCTGGTGTCGGCGGGACTCCCACCGGCGCGGCTGGTCGCGGCCCGGCTCGGGACCGGACTGGTCCTGGGAGTGCTGGTCGCCGCGACAGCCCTGCTCGCCCTGGCCGCGCGCACCGGCATCGACGACCCCGGCCGGGCGATCGCCGGAACCCTGATGTTCGCGGTGATCTATCTGGCGATCGGCGCACTGGTCGGGGCACTGATCCGCAACCCGGTCAACGGCACCGTCCTCATCTTGTTCGTCTGGATTCTGGACGTGTTCTTCGGACCCGCCGTCGGATCCCCCGACCGCATCGAAACCCGGTGGTTCCCGACGCATTTCGTGACGTTGTGGATGGTGGATATCCCGTCCCGGCACGGGGGCCGGATCGGGGACTTGGGCTGGGCGCTGGTGTGGATGTTCTCGGCGCTGATCATCAGCACCGCCGTCATCACCACCACAGTCGGGGTGTCCCGGGGCTCGCGTCGGCGATCCCCCGCCGCGTCCGGCCCGGCCCAGTTTTCGGCCGGACTGCGGATGGGGTTGCGCGACTACCGCCGCAACCCGGTGCTGTGGGTGCTGCTGGTGGTGGTACCGATCGTGTTCATCGTGCTGGCCAAGGCGATGACCGCGAGCGAGTCCGGAGTGTTCTCCCTGGTCGAGGGCGGTCGCACGGTGATGCAGGTGTTCTGGTTGCCGGATGTGCATGCCGGGACGATGACCCCGATCGCGATCTCCTCGCTGGCGGCGTTGGCGGGGCTGTTCGTCGGGCTCGACGCGCGCGCGGGCGATCGACGACTGACCCTGGCCGGCTTCCCCTTCCCCCTCCTGCTCGCTGTCCGTGTGTCGATGATCGGGATCGCCGCGGGTCTGGTCACCGTCTCGTCGCTGATGATCACCGCGACGGTGTTCGATGCCCGGCAGTGGGGTGTCTACGGCGGCGGGAACCTGCTGATGGCCGTGACCTACGGGCTGCTCGGTTTCTGCCTGGGGCCGATCTTCGGGCGCGTGGGTGGGGTGTTCATCGCGTTTCTGGTGCCGTTTCTCGATATCGGGATCGGCCAGAGTCCGATGCTGCGGCCCGAACCGGCGACCTGGGCACACGGCCTACCGGGATATGGGGCGATGCGGGTGTTGCTCGACGGCGGGCTGACCGCACGGTTCGATGCGGTCGGCCCGCTGCTGGGAGCGCTGGCATGGGTGCTCGCGCTCAGTGCGCTGGCCGGGTGGTTGTTCCACCGAGCCCCCGCCACCCCGGTGCGTCCCCGGTTGGGGATGTGA
- a CDS encoding ATP-binding cassette domain-containing protein has product MNRSGSAESAPVNAVLTAEGIEKSFRQGWWPARRDSRVLRGVDLVLQPGEVVGLTGENGSGKSTLMKILVGEYRPDAGTVARSGRLGYCPQQPVVYERLTCDEHFELFGYAYRMTPNEQRRSRRGLYAALGFERYADTRADRLSGGTLAKLNLGLAMLADPEVLLLDEPYSGFDWDTYLRFWELVAQRRETGRSVLIISHFVTDEHRFDRIVDLRNGRAAAR; this is encoded by the coding sequence ATGAACAGGTCGGGGTCCGCGGAGTCGGCGCCGGTGAACGCGGTGCTGACCGCCGAGGGAATCGAGAAGAGCTTCCGGCAGGGATGGTGGCCGGCCCGCCGCGATTCCCGAGTGCTGCGGGGCGTGGATCTCGTGCTGCAGCCGGGTGAGGTGGTCGGGCTGACCGGGGAGAACGGGTCGGGGAAGTCGACGTTGATGAAGATCCTCGTCGGCGAGTACCGGCCGGACGCCGGCACCGTGGCCCGGTCGGGGCGGCTGGGCTACTGTCCGCAGCAGCCGGTGGTCTACGAAAGGTTGACCTGCGACGAACACTTCGAGCTGTTCGGTTACGCCTACCGAATGACCCCGAACGAGCAGCGGCGGTCCCGCCGGGGACTGTATGCGGCGCTCGGCTTCGAGCGCTACGCGGACACCCGCGCCGACCGGCTGTCCGGCGGCACCCTCGCGAAACTCAACCTGGGGTTGGCGATGCTCGCCGACCCGGAGGTGCTACTGCTCGACGAGCCGTACTCCGGATTCGACTGGGACACCTACCTGCGGTTCTGGGAACTGGTGGCACAACGCCGGGAAACCGGCCGCTCGGTGCTGATCATCAGCCACTTCGTCACCGACGAGCACCGATTCGACCGCATCGTCGACCTGCGCAACGGGAGGGCGGCGGCGAGATGA
- a CDS encoding SRPBCC family protein, with protein sequence MAPITTSIDVDRPPGQVFAYGTDPTRFAQWQKGVVSGHMDGDAAPRVGEKCLTTRRIGFAERPVTSELTHIDPPSTWGVHGVDGPIRAVVEVTVDPLDAGQRSRVTIAVDFEGHGIGKVLVPLAVRPQARKEMPGNLATLKQRLEASPAQPN encoded by the coding sequence ATGGCGCCGATCACGACCAGCATCGACGTCGACCGCCCACCGGGGCAGGTGTTCGCCTACGGCACCGACCCGACCCGCTTCGCCCAGTGGCAGAAGGGTGTCGTCAGCGGCCACATGGATGGCGACGCGGCCCCGCGGGTCGGCGAGAAATGCCTCACCACCCGTCGTATCGGGTTCGCCGAGCGCCCGGTCACGTCCGAACTGACGCATATCGATCCGCCCAGTACCTGGGGTGTGCACGGCGTCGACGGGCCGATCCGTGCGGTCGTGGAGGTGACCGTCGACCCGCTCGACGCCGGGCAGCGTTCCCGGGTGACGATCGCGGTGGACTTCGAGGGGCATGGGATCGGGAAGGTGCTCGTGCCCTTGGCGGTGCGACCGCAGGCCCGCAAGGAGATGCCGGGCAATCTGGCCACGCTCAAGCAGCGTCTGGAAGCGTCACCGGCACAGCCGAACTAG